One window of the Trifolium pratense cultivar HEN17-A07 linkage group LG2, ARS_RC_1.1, whole genome shotgun sequence genome contains the following:
- the LOC123909837 gene encoding peroxidase 29, whose translation MEISLPLVLLATVVIMAMPLPLSFGVQGNQLSYNYYKYSCPNLESLVEKKLMSLLLTDITAPSSLLRLMFHDCQVQGCDASILLDTNYITRSTEITSSRNFGIKHRETIDVIKSVLEEECPGQVSCADIIVLAAKASVALSGGPNIEVPLGRKDSTTSSSKQADAKLPSPTISVDEFISIFKSKGMSIQEAVSILGAHTLGVGHCINIVGRLYNQQIRDNMDWRFKTSLRLACPTEIPLTNLTFVPIDMTPTIFDNHYYREILMGRGLFGIDSYISTDPRTAPFVMRFAVDQNYFFDSFKSAFVKLSSSNVLTNMQGEVRRKCSQRN comes from the exons ATGGAGATATCTCTTCCTTTGGTTTTGCTTGCCACTGTGGTTATTATGGCTATGCCATTGCCACTTTCATTTGGGGTACAAGGAAACCAACTTTCATACAACTACTACAAGTATTCATGTCCAAACTTGGAAAGTTTGGTTGAGAAAAAATTGATGAGCTTATTATTGACAGATATAACTGCACCATCATCATTACTCAGGCTCATGTTTCATGACTGCCAAGTTCAG GGATGTGATGCCTCAATTTTGTTGGACACAAACTACATTACTCGAAGCACCGAAATAACATCTTCGAGAAACTTTGGAATCAAACATAGAGAAACAATCGATGTCATAAAATCAGTGTTAGAAGAAGAATGTCCAGGACAAGTCTCTTGTGCAGATATCATTGTATTAGCTGCTAAGGCATCAGTTGCCCTTTCTGGAGGACCTAATATTGAAGTTCCACTTGGAAGAAAAGATTCAACAACTTCTAGTTCTAAACAAGCTGATGCTAAGCTTCCTTCACCAACAATATCAGTTGATGAATTTATATCCATTTTTAAATCTAAAGGAATGAGCATTCAAGAAGCTGTTTCCATTTTAG GTGCACATACACTAGGTGTTGGACACTGCATAAACATTGTTGGCAGATTGTATAATCAACAGATAAGAGATAATATGGATTGGAGGTTTAAAACCTCACTAAGACTAGCATGCCCAACAGAGATTCCTTTGACAAACCTAACATTTGTGCCTATTGACATGACCCCTACAATATTTGACAATCATTATTACAGAGAAATTTTGATGGGGAGAGGTTTGTTTGGTATTGACTCATACATTTCTACAGATCCAAGAACTGCACCCTTTGTCATGAGATTTGCTGTGGATCAGAACTACTTCTTTGACTCCTTCAAATCTGCATTTGTTAAGCTTTCTTCTTCCAATGTTCTCACAAATATGCAGGGTGAAGTAAGAAGGAAATGCAGCCAGAGAAACTAA
- the LOC123908998 gene encoding putative pectate lyase 2: MAISTSLLSLSCFLILSLVNAYAKENYYNTKSPILNKIDSCWRAKTNWASNRKALANCAIGFGKDAIGGKYGAIYIVTDSSDDPENPKQGTLRYGAIQTKPLWIIFKRDMVIALKNELIMNSYKTIDGRGVKVEIGNGPCITIQGVSHVIIHGIRIHDCKPSKAGLVRSTPDHVGHRQGSDGDAISIFASSNIWIDHCYLASCSDGLIDIIHASTAITISNNYFTQHDKVMLLGHNDGYTADKVMKVTIVFNRFASGLTERMPRVRFGYAHVANNKYDEWKMYAIGGSSNPTILSEGNFFIAPNDQNAKQITKREAKANWKSWKWRSSKDAFSNGAYFVPSGYGSCAPNYTPSQSFVAVPAYMVPAITLNAGPLRCFVGRAC, from the exons aTGGCCATTTCAACTTCACTCCTCTCACTTTCATGCTTCTTAATTTTAAGCTTAGTTAATGCCTATGCAAAAGAGAACTACTATAACACTAAGTCACCAATCCTCAACAAGATAGATTCTTGTTGGCGCGCGAAAACGAATTGGGCGTCTAACCGAAAAGCCTTAGCTAATTGTGCTATTGGTTTTGGCAAAGATGCAATTGGAGGCAAATATGGTgcaatatatatagttacagATTCTTCTGATGACCCTGAAAATCCAAAACAAGGTACACTTCGTTATGGCGCAATCCAAACGAAGCCGCTTTGGATAATTTTCAAAAGGGATATGGTTATTGCATTAAAGAATGAACTTATTATGAATAGTTACAAGACTATTGATGGTAGAGGAGTTAAAGTTGAGATTGGAAATGGACCTTGTATTACAATACAAGGTGTTAGTCATGTTATTATACATGGTATTAGGATTCATGATTGTAAACCAAGTAAGGCTGGACTTGTTAGAAGTACTCCTGATCATGTTGGTCATCGACAAGGCTCGGATGGTGATGCTATTAGTATATTTGCTTCGTCGAATATTTGGATTGATCATTGTTATTTGGCTAGTTGTAGTGATGGACTAATTGATATTATTCATGCCTCAACCGCTATTACCATTTCTAACAATTACTTTACTCAGCATGACAAA GTTATGTTGCTAGGACACAATGATGGTTACACAGCAGATAAAGTAATGAAAGTAACAATAGTCTTCAATAGGTTTGCTAGTGGACTAACTGAAAGGATGCCAAG GGTAAGATTTGGTTATGCACACGTGGCCAACAACAAATATGATGAGTGGAAAATGTATGCTATAGGAGGAAGTTCTAACCCAACTATTTTAAGTGAGGGGAATTTTTTTATAGCACCAAATGACCAAAATGCAAAACAG ATTACAAAGAGGGAAGCAAAGGCAAATTGGAAGAGTTGGAAATGGAGGTCTTCTAAGGATGCATTCTCAAATGGTGCTTATTTTGTACCATCTGGTTATGGAAGTTGTGCACCAAATTATACACCTTCTCAATCTTTTGTAGCTGTTCCAGCTTATATGGTGCCTGCTATAACTCTCAATGCAGGTCCATTGAGATGTTTTGTTGGGAGAGCATGTTAA